One region of Chryseobacterium sp. C-71 genomic DNA includes:
- a CDS encoding beta-glucosidase — MCFKFRFKIIAISLLSSVFISAQKPLYKDPKQPVEARVQDLLKRMTPEEKFWQCFMIPGDLDNVPKGQYSHGIFGLQVSAGNQGGGVAGQILKYNANEDAERLAKKINAIQKYFVEESRLGIPIIPFDEALHGLMREGATAFPQAIGLSATFNPELMKEVSTAIAKESKLRGIRQILTPVVNLASDIRWGRTEETYGEDPFLTSVMGVNFVSSFENQGIITTPKHFLANVGEGGRDSYPIHWSKRYLEETHLVPFQKAFQQGKSRSVMTSYNLLDGRPSTANHWLLTEKLKNEWNFKGFVISDASAVGGANVLHFTAKDYDDASAQAINAGLDVIFQTEYNHYKLFIPPFLDGRISQERIDDAVARVLRAKFELGLFENPYVSDAAISELKKLNYKPLAEKTAIESFVLLQNNNQTLPISENVKKILVVGTDAVNARLGGYSGPGNKKVSILDGIKNFTKNKNLEVNYSKGIDWNLRSFTTVPTEFLSSENKKGLQGNYFSNSDLEGNPAFEKQDEQLNFKWTLYSPNPEKLQPDNYSVRWTGKLEAPNSGKYQLGLRGNDGFRLYLNGKLLIDNWEKLSYSTKTVDIDFVKGQKSDIIVEFHENRGEANIELIWNYGLNDYQKDFNDALKLAQNADYIIVTAGIHEGEFQDRSSLSLQGNQEQFIHEISKLNKPTTVVLVGGSAIKTTNWKDKVGAILDVWYPGEEGGNAVAKVLFGAENPSGKLPITFPVDEGQLPLTYNHHPTGRGNDYHDLSGEPLYPFGFGMSYTTFEISDLQLNKTKYSENETLIAKIQVKNTGSKAGSEVVQLYVKDLLASVSRPIIELKGFQKVYLKPGESKQISIEVPVKELQFLDEKMNWIVEKGTYRIFVGNSSKNLPLKQNVEVE, encoded by the coding sequence ATGTGCTTTAAATTTCGTTTTAAAATCATAGCAATTTCATTATTGAGTTCTGTTTTCATTTCTGCTCAAAAACCTTTATACAAAGATCCCAAACAACCTGTCGAAGCCAGAGTTCAGGATTTGCTGAAAAGAATGACACCTGAAGAAAAATTCTGGCAGTGTTTCATGATTCCCGGAGATTTGGATAACGTTCCGAAAGGTCAATATTCTCATGGAATCTTCGGATTGCAGGTGAGCGCAGGAAATCAAGGCGGCGGAGTTGCGGGACAAATATTGAAATATAATGCGAACGAAGATGCCGAAAGATTAGCCAAAAAGATCAATGCTATTCAGAAATATTTTGTGGAAGAATCCCGATTGGGAATCCCGATTATTCCTTTTGATGAGGCCTTGCATGGATTAATGCGGGAAGGTGCAACGGCTTTTCCGCAGGCGATTGGTTTGTCGGCGACCTTCAATCCTGAGCTGATGAAAGAAGTTTCGACAGCGATTGCAAAAGAATCTAAACTGAGAGGAATCCGTCAGATTCTGACGCCGGTTGTGAATTTGGCGAGCGATATTCGATGGGGAAGGACTGAGGAAACGTATGGTGAAGATCCGTTTTTGACTTCGGTGATGGGCGTAAATTTTGTCAGTTCATTTGAAAATCAGGGAATTATAACGACTCCAAAGCATTTTTTAGCGAACGTTGGCGAGGGTGGAAGAGATTCATATCCAATTCATTGGAGTAAAAGATATTTGGAGGAAACGCATTTAGTACCTTTTCAAAAAGCCTTTCAGCAAGGAAAAAGCCGTTCGGTGATGACTTCATATAATTTGTTGGATGGGAGACCTTCAACGGCAAATCATTGGTTATTGACCGAAAAATTGAAAAATGAATGGAATTTCAAAGGTTTCGTCATCAGTGATGCAAGTGCGGTGGGTGGTGCAAATGTTCTCCATTTTACAGCAAAAGATTACGATGACGCTTCTGCACAGGCGATCAATGCAGGTCTTGATGTGATTTTCCAGACAGAATACAATCATTATAAATTATTTATTCCGCCGTTTTTGGATGGAAGAATTTCACAGGAAAGAATTGATGATGCAGTCGCGAGAGTTTTAAGAGCAAAATTTGAATTGGGTTTGTTTGAAAACCCTTACGTTTCCGATGCAGCTATTTCGGAATTAAAGAAATTAAATTACAAACCATTAGCAGAAAAAACAGCCATCGAATCCTTTGTTTTGCTTCAGAATAATAATCAAACGCTTCCGATTTCGGAAAATGTTAAAAAGATTTTAGTGGTTGGAACAGATGCGGTTAATGCAAGATTAGGTGGTTATTCCGGCCCGGGAAACAAGAAAGTGAGTATTTTGGATGGAATTAAAAATTTCACTAAAAATAAGAATCTTGAAGTCAATTATTCAAAAGGAATTGATTGGAATTTGAGGAGTTTCACCACCGTTCCGACCGAATTTTTATCTTCAGAAAATAAAAAAGGTTTACAAGGAAATTATTTTTCCAATTCAGATTTAGAAGGAAATCCTGCGTTTGAAAAACAAGACGAACAGTTGAATTTCAAATGGACTTTATATTCTCCAAATCCTGAAAAATTACAACCCGACAATTACAGCGTTCGCTGGACGGGAAAACTGGAAGCTCCAAATTCTGGAAAATATCAATTGGGATTGCGCGGAAATGATGGTTTCAGATTATATTTAAATGGGAAATTGTTGATCGACAATTGGGAAAAGTTGAGTTATTCCACAAAAACTGTTGACATAGATTTTGTGAAAGGTCAAAAATCTGATATTATTGTTGAGTTTCATGAAAACAGAGGTGAAGCCAACATCGAATTGATCTGGAATTATGGTTTGAATGATTACCAAAAAGATTTTAATGATGCTTTAAAACTAGCTCAAAATGCAGATTACATCATCGTTACAGCCGGAATTCATGAAGGGGAGTTTCAAGATCGTTCTTCGTTGAGTTTGCAGGGAAATCAGGAACAATTTATTCACGAAATTTCAAAATTAAATAAACCGACAACAGTTGTTTTAGTCGGTGGTTCTGCGATAAAAACAACCAATTGGAAAGATAAAGTTGGTGCTATTTTGGATGTTTGGTATCCTGGCGAAGAAGGCGGAAATGCTGTCGCAAAAGTACTTTTCGGAGCAGAAAATCCATCGGGGAAATTGCCCATTACGTTTCCGGTTGATGAAGGGCAGTTGCCTTTGACGTACAATCACCATCCGACGGGAAGAGGTAATGATTACCACGATTTGAGCGGTGAACCTTTGTATCCGTTTGGTTTTGGAATGAGTTATACGACATTTGAAATTTCTGATTTACAATTGAATAAAACGAAATATTCTGAAAATGAAACGCTTATTGCTAAAATTCAAGTTAAAAATACAGGTTCAAAAGCGGGAAGTGAGGTGGTTCAATTATATGTAAAAGATTTGCTTGCTTCAGTTTCAAGACCAATTATTGAGTTAAAAGGTTTTCAGAAAGTATATTTAAAACCGGGAGAGTCAAAACAAATTTCAATTGAAGTTCCTGTGAAAGAGTTACAGTTTTTAGACGAAAAAATGAACTGGATCGTAGAAAAAGGAACATACAGGATTTTTGTAGGAAATTCTTCTAAAAATCTGCCGTTAAAGCAAAATGTGGAAGTTGAATAA
- a CDS encoding YqjF family protein — MKFLKAEWQKLAIINYEIDPEILIKYLPKGTELDFYQEKCYVSLVGFMFLNTKLLGLPIPFHRNFEEVNLRFYVKKKEGNNWKRGVVFIKEIVPKAALSFVANSIYKENYKTMPMKNSFRQNDKEISVKYSWKDKNWYSMEITAENFALPMENESEFEFITEHYWGFTKKGNKTSEYDVCHPQWYWYVVKSHHLEIDFSKIYGKDFEFLNDQKPISVMLAEGSEIEVRTKKCLV, encoded by the coding sequence ATGAAATTCCTAAAAGCTGAATGGCAAAAATTAGCCATCATCAACTACGAAATTGATCCTGAAATCTTAATTAAATATCTCCCAAAGGGCACAGAACTCGATTTTTATCAAGAGAAATGTTATGTAAGCTTAGTCGGATTTATGTTTTTAAATACAAAATTATTAGGACTTCCGATTCCTTTTCACCGAAATTTTGAAGAAGTCAATTTGAGATTTTATGTAAAGAAAAAAGAAGGAAACAACTGGAAAAGAGGAGTAGTTTTTATCAAAGAAATCGTTCCGAAGGCTGCTTTGAGTTTTGTAGCCAATTCCATTTACAAAGAAAATTACAAAACAATGCCGATGAAAAATAGCTTCAGGCAAAATGATAAGGAAATATCAGTTAAATATTCATGGAAAGATAAAAACTGGTATTCTATGGAAATTACTGCCGAAAATTTTGCTTTGCCGATGGAAAATGAATCAGAATTTGAGTTTATCACTGAACATTATTGGGGTTTCACCAAAAAAGGAAACAAAACATCAGAATATGACGTCTGTCATCCGCAATGGTATTGGTATGTCGTTAAAAGTCATCATCTGGAAATTGATTTTAGTAAAATTTACGGAAAAGATTTTGAATTTTTAAATGATCAGAAACCAATTTCAGTCATGCTTGCAGAAGGCTCTGAAATTGAGGTGAGGACTAAAAAGTGTTTAGTTTAA
- a CDS encoding GbsR/MarR family transcriptional regulator, whose translation MQLSEAKEKYIQTWGTFATNWGINRTMTQVHALLLASGKALSTDEVMEQLEISRGNANMNLRALMDWGIVKKEFVKGERKEYFLAEKDVWYLFKQITKERRKREIEPVISFLEELKNIEDKDSEGAKEFIKLMDDFSSVTGKINNIMDLAIKSDDHWLVGKITNLLK comes from the coding sequence ATGCAACTTTCAGAAGCTAAAGAAAAATACATTCAGACTTGGGGAACTTTTGCTACCAATTGGGGAATCAATCGTACCATGACGCAGGTTCATGCTTTACTTTTGGCAAGTGGAAAAGCACTTTCTACCGATGAGGTGATGGAACAGCTTGAGATTTCAAGAGGAAATGCGAATATGAATCTTCGGGCTTTGATGGATTGGGGAATTGTGAAAAAAGAATTCGTAAAAGGTGAAAGAAAAGAATATTTTTTAGCTGAGAAAGATGTTTGGTATCTATTTAAACAGATTACAAAAGAGCGCAGAAAAAGAGAAATAGAACCTGTAATTTCTTTTTTAGAAGAACTTAAAAATATTGAAGACAAGGATTCTGAAGGAGCTAAAGAATTTATCAAATTAATGGACGATTTCAGTTCCGTAACGGGGAAAATCAATAATATTATGGATCTCGCCATCAAAAGTGATGACCATTGGCTGGTCGGAAAGATCACCAATTTATTGAAATAG
- a CDS encoding sorbosone dehydrogenase family protein: MKKFILPIVFALVVSCKDKKSSENMQKDVVKTETDTLQLPAPDEKSAKNKFSNVIGWPSGKTPIAPEGFTVTRFAENIKSPRNMIQASNGDIFVVLSNSERTTKEKIKNDISGKSDAEVGGKSANRIILYRDANKDGIAESSSVFLDNLNQPYGMLIIKDQFYVANTDGLWVYPYKVGETKITKPGKKIVNLPAGGYNNHWTRNLISNKDNSKIYISVGSGSNVGENGMEYEVRRANILEVNPDGSGEKIFAAGLRNPVGMSWNPTTGELWTVVNERDELGDELVPDYLTSVKRDAFYGWPYAYFGKHEDPRRKGEKPDLVVKTIVPDVPLGAHTASLGLTFYTGSQFPEKYKNGAFIGQHGSWNRSSLVGYQVAFVPFKNGKAAGSYEPFLAGFIADKEKGDVYGRPVGVLQIADGSLLVADDVSGIVWRVAHTKK, encoded by the coding sequence ATGAAAAAATTTATTCTACCTATTGTATTTGCGCTGGTTGTAAGTTGCAAAGACAAGAAAAGTTCTGAAAATATGCAGAAAGACGTGGTGAAAACAGAAACAGATACTTTACAGTTACCTGCTCCGGACGAAAAAAGTGCTAAAAATAAATTCAGTAATGTTATCGGATGGCCCTCAGGAAAAACCCCGATTGCTCCAGAAGGATTTACCGTGACGAGGTTTGCGGAGAATATTAAAAGTCCACGTAACATGATTCAGGCTTCAAATGGAGATATTTTTGTGGTGCTTTCAAATTCTGAACGTACAACCAAAGAAAAGATAAAAAACGACATCAGCGGAAAAAGCGATGCTGAAGTTGGTGGAAAATCAGCCAACAGAATTATTCTTTACAGAGATGCCAATAAAGACGGAATTGCAGAATCTTCTTCGGTTTTTCTTGATAATTTAAATCAGCCTTATGGAATGTTGATTATTAAAGATCAATTTTATGTAGCAAATACCGATGGACTTTGGGTTTATCCTTATAAAGTAGGCGAAACAAAAATCACAAAACCTGGTAAGAAAATCGTCAATCTTCCTGCGGGAGGTTATAACAATCACTGGACGAGAAATTTAATTTCAAATAAAGACAATTCTAAAATCTATATTTCAGTAGGATCGGGAAGTAATGTCGGTGAAAACGGAATGGAGTATGAAGTACGAAGAGCCAATATTTTGGAAGTAAATCCTGATGGAAGCGGAGAAAAGATATTTGCAGCAGGACTTAGAAATCCTGTGGGAATGAGCTGGAATCCTACAACTGGAGAATTATGGACTGTCGTAAATGAAAGAGATGAATTAGGTGATGAGTTAGTTCCAGATTATTTAACAAGTGTGAAAAGAGATGCATTTTACGGATGGCCTTATGCATATTTCGGAAAGCACGAAGATCCGAGAAGGAAAGGAGAAAAACCTGATTTGGTGGTAAAAACAATTGTTCCTGATGTTCCATTGGGAGCTCACACCGCATCTTTGGGATTAACTTTTTATACCGGCTCACAGTTTCCTGAAAAATATAAAAACGGAGCTTTCATCGGACAGCACGGATCTTGGAACCGGTCTTCATTGGTTGGTTATCAGGTAGCTTTTGTGCCGTTTAAAAATGGTAAAGCTGCGGGAAGTTATGAGCCATTTCTTGCAGGTTTTATTGCAGATAAAGAGAAAGGAGATGTTTACGGAAGGCCTGTAGGTGTTTTGCAAATTGCAGACGGATCTTTACTCGTTGCAGATGATGTCAGTGGAATTGTCTGGAGAGTGGCGCATACTAAAAAGTAA
- a CDS encoding PH domain-containing protein: protein MFKKLAAEALGLGDIGKIIPSQDYDKVDSDDYILSEDQEKIFFLIKSKRDEYCFTNRALIHIDGASAIDRKRILRRYEYYQFPFSNVVLQTAGTIDLDVEISFNIGNVPLMISVAKGQVDQLKDLYKALLAIQQEVHHNHSLLNFSNDSIQKAIGSVASGKQENVSKSQELKAINEYIFAWNTNSFDRYNQKDFSKIFEKYINN from the coding sequence ATGTTTAAAAAATTAGCTGCTGAAGCTTTAGGATTAGGTGATATCGGTAAAATTATTCCTTCACAGGATTATGATAAAGTAGATTCTGACGATTACATTCTTTCGGAAGATCAGGAGAAAATTTTCTTCTTGATTAAATCTAAAAGAGACGAATACTGCTTTACCAACAGAGCTTTGATTCATATTGACGGAGCAAGTGCAATTGATAGAAAGAGAATTCTGAGAAGATATGAATACTATCAATTTCCTTTCTCGAATGTGGTTTTACAGACTGCGGGAACGATCGATCTGGATGTTGAAATTTCATTCAATATCGGAAATGTTCCTTTGATGATTAGCGTTGCAAAAGGTCAGGTTGATCAGTTGAAAGACTTATACAAAGCACTTTTGGCGATTCAGCAGGAAGTTCACCACAATCATTCTTTGTTGAATTTTTCTAATGACAGCATACAGAAAGCGATTGGAAGTGTTGCTTCCGGAAAGCAGGAAAACGTTTCAAAAAGTCAGGAATTAAAGGCTATCAACGAATATATTTTCGCATGGAACACGAATAGTTTCGATCGCTACAATCAAAAAGATTTTTCTAAGATTTTTGAAAAGTACATTAATAATTAA
- a CDS encoding SRPBCC family protein → MSKIYLTTIIKADINTVFDLSRDIDLHQKSTFKTGEKAIAGKTSGLIELGETVTWRAKHLGFYQTHTSKITEMEKPNKFTDVMLKGRFKSFKHQHIFKQEGKNTIMTDILEFESPFGIIGKLFNRFFLKNYMRNFLLERNKSIKSTAENIEIY, encoded by the coding sequence ATGTCAAAGATTTATTTAACAACGATCATCAAAGCCGATATTAACACAGTTTTCGATTTGTCAAGAGATATCGATTTACACCAAAAATCAACTTTCAAAACTGGCGAAAAAGCAATTGCAGGAAAAACATCAGGATTAATTGAATTGGGAGAAACCGTGACTTGGAGAGCAAAGCATTTGGGATTTTACCAAACTCATACTTCAAAAATTACTGAGATGGAAAAGCCAAATAAATTCACGGATGTTATGTTGAAAGGAAGATTTAAATCGTTTAAACATCAGCATATTTTTAAACAAGAAGGTAAAAACACAATAATGACCGATATTTTAGAATTTGAATCTCCTTTCGGAATTATCGGAAAACTTTTCAACAGATTTTTTCTTAAAAATTACATGAGAAATTTCCTTTTAGAAAGAAATAAATCAATTAAATCAACTGCAGAAAATATTGAAATTTATTAG
- the lpdA gene encoding dihydrolipoyl dehydrogenase encodes MNYDIIVIGSGPGGYVTAIRAAQLGFKTAIIEKENLGGICLNWGCIPTKALLKSAQVFHYINHAEDYGLNKVEASFEFPNVIQRSRGVASKMSKGIEFLMKKNKIDVILGTAKVQKGKKVSVTDKDGKVTEYSGTNIILATGARSRELPNLPQDGKKVIGYRQALSLPEQPKSMIVVGSGAIGVEFADFYNTMGTKVTVVEFLPNIVPVEDEEISKHLEKSLKKTGIEIMTNASVESVDTSGNGVVATVKTAKGNITLEADILLSAVGIAANIENIGLEEVGIQTDKGRVLVNEWYETSVPGYYAIGDIIPTQALAHVASAEGITCVEKIKGLHVEKIDYGNIPGCTYCHPEVASVGLTEKQAKEKGYEIKVGKFPLSASGKATANGNTDGFIKVIFDAKYGEWLGCHMIGEGVTDMVAEAVVARKLETTGHEIIKSIHPHPTVSEAIMEAAAAAYGEVIHI; translated from the coding sequence ATGAATTACGATATTATTGTCATCGGTAGTGGTCCTGGTGGATATGTTACAGCAATCAGAGCAGCACAGTTGGGTTTTAAAACTGCAATTATCGAGAAAGAAAATTTAGGAGGAATTTGCCTTAACTGGGGTTGTATTCCAACGAAAGCTTTGTTAAAATCGGCTCAGGTTTTTCATTATATTAATCATGCTGAAGATTATGGTTTAAATAAAGTGGAAGCGAGTTTTGAGTTTCCAAACGTAATCCAAAGAAGCCGTGGTGTAGCATCTAAAATGAGCAAAGGAATTGAGTTCTTGATGAAAAAGAACAAAATCGATGTGATTTTAGGAACTGCAAAAGTACAAAAAGGTAAAAAAGTTTCTGTAACAGATAAAGATGGTAAAGTGACTGAATATTCAGGAACAAACATTATCTTGGCTACAGGAGCTCGTTCTAGAGAATTGCCAAACTTGCCACAAGATGGTAAAAAAGTAATCGGATACAGACAGGCATTATCTCTTCCTGAGCAGCCAAAATCTATGATCGTTGTAGGTTCTGGAGCGATAGGAGTAGAGTTTGCTGACTTTTATAACACAATGGGTACGAAAGTAACTGTTGTTGAATTCTTACCCAACATCGTTCCTGTGGAAGATGAAGAAATCTCAAAACACTTGGAGAAATCTTTGAAAAAAACTGGTATTGAGATTATGACCAACGCATCTGTTGAAAGCGTAGATACAAGCGGAAACGGTGTAGTAGCTACCGTAAAAACAGCAAAAGGAAATATTACTCTTGAAGCTGATATTCTATTATCTGCTGTCGGAATCGCTGCAAACATCGAGAACATCGGTCTTGAAGAAGTGGGTATCCAGACAGATAAAGGAAGAGTTTTGGTCAACGAATGGTATGAAACTTCAGTCCCGGGTTACTATGCGATTGGAGATATCATCCCGACTCAGGCTTTGGCGCACGTTGCTTCTGCTGAAGGAATTACTTGTGTAGAAAAAATCAAAGGATTGCACGTTGAGAAAATCGACTATGGCAATATTCCTGGATGTACGTACTGCCACCCAGAAGTTGCTTCTGTTGGTCTTACAGAGAAGCAGGCTAAAGAAAAAGGTTATGAAATCAAAGTTGGAAAATTCCCTCTTTCTGCAAGTGGGAAAGCGACTGCAAACGGAAATACTGACGGTTTCATCAAAGTAATTTTTGATGCTAAATATGGAGAATGGTTAGGTTGCCACATGATTGGTGAAGGCGTTACCGATATGGTTGCTGAAGCTGTTGTAGCAAGAAAACTAGAAACTACAGGTCATGAAATCATTAAATCTATTCACCCGCATCCAACGGTTTCTGAAGCGATTATGGAAGCTGCTGCTGCTGCATATGGTGAAGTGATTCATATTTAA
- a CDS encoding fatty acid desaturase has translation MNHLELTKKVKWKDLKKLSVKEMLIENNISLPWFFISLFLAYKGYYWAALPFSGFYFLTALRQVHNGFHNSLGTGKFLTWLSMYLNSVSMMASIHAVKFNHIRHHKFCLSEEDYEGKSASMKWYEAILYGPKHMFLIHWITFKKANKNYKRNMILELISISVFVCIAFYFNINFLIYHILIMFFGEFLMAFFAVWTVHHDTHENPNIARTQRGFWKNKLTFSMFYHMEHHLFPAVPTIKLPELAERIDKVLPDFNKKQTF, from the coding sequence ATGAATCACCTTGAATTAACAAAAAAAGTAAAATGGAAAGACCTTAAAAAACTTTCCGTCAAAGAAATGTTGATTGAAAATAACATCAGTTTGCCTTGGTTTTTTATTTCCTTGTTTTTGGCTTATAAAGGATATTATTGGGCTGCACTTCCGTTTTCAGGATTCTATTTTTTGACGGCGCTCAGACAGGTTCATAACGGTTTTCACAACTCGTTGGGAACAGGGAAATTTCTCACTTGGTTATCAATGTATCTTAATAGTGTGTCAATGATGGCATCCATTCATGCGGTGAAATTTAATCACATCAGACACCACAAATTTTGTCTTTCAGAAGAAGATTATGAAGGGAAATCTGCTTCAATGAAATGGTACGAAGCGATTTTGTACGGTCCAAAACATATGTTTTTAATTCATTGGATCACATTTAAAAAAGCAAATAAAAATTATAAACGGAATATGATTTTAGAATTAATTTCAATTTCAGTTTTCGTATGTATTGCTTTTTATTTTAATATTAATTTTTTGATATATCACATTTTGATCATGTTTTTTGGAGAATTTTTAATGGCATTTTTTGCAGTCTGGACCGTTCATCACGATACACACGAAAACCCGAATATCGCAAGAACACAACGTGGATTCTGGAAAAATAAATTAACTTTCAGCATGTTTTATCACATGGAGCATCATCTTTTTCCCGCAGTTCCAACAATAAAATTACCCGAACTTGCAGAAAGAATTGATAAAGTTCTGCCGGACTTTAATAAAAAACAAACATTTTAA
- a CDS encoding alpha-L-fucosidase has translation MLSKKTKTFFFSSLLLSSTFFSQAHNVSEGYQKPTDPLVVQNLENWQDLKFGLFMHWGTYSQWGIVESWSLCPEDESWTQRKPEHGKSYNEYVENYENLQKTFNPTQFNPQKWADAAKKAGMKYVVFTTKHHDGFAMFDTQQSDYNITSSKTPFSKNPKADVTKEIFNTFRKEGFKIGAYFSKPDWHSDDYWWPYFPPKDRNVNYDPKKYPERWENFKKFTFNQLNEITSNYGKIDILWLDGGWVRPFNTIDPKVEWQRTIKVEQDIDMDEIGTMVRKNQPGIIVVDRTVPGKWENYVTPEQAVPEHVLSIPWESCITMGDSFSYVPNDNYKSSQKIIETLVKIVSRGGNYLMNIAPGPNGDYDPIVYETLNEISSWMDKNQSAVFATRAVTPYHDGNFYYTQSKDGKVVNVFHLDEKTNYQAPSTLNFAIPENFKPKSLKVLGISSKIQWKKSGNSIEINLPKERAQLKYSTVIQITQ, from the coding sequence ATGTTAAGTAAAAAAACGAAAACCTTTTTTTTCTCGTCACTTTTACTCTCATCTACATTTTTTTCACAGGCTCACAATGTTTCGGAAGGCTATCAAAAACCGACTGATCCGCTTGTTGTTCAAAATCTTGAAAACTGGCAGGATTTAAAATTCGGATTGTTTATGCATTGGGGAACCTACAGTCAATGGGGAATTGTCGAAAGTTGGAGCTTATGTCCGGAAGATGAATCATGGACACAACGTAAACCCGAACACGGAAAATCGTATAATGAATATGTAGAAAACTATGAAAATCTGCAGAAAACTTTCAATCCGACTCAATTTAATCCGCAAAAATGGGCAGATGCTGCAAAAAAAGCAGGAATGAAATATGTGGTGTTCACAACAAAACATCATGATGGTTTTGCAATGTTTGATACCCAACAGTCTGATTATAATATAACTTCTTCAAAAACCCCTTTTTCCAAAAACCCGAAAGCGGATGTAACGAAAGAGATTTTCAATACATTTAGAAAAGAAGGCTTCAAAATCGGAGCGTATTTTTCAAAACCCGATTGGCATTCTGATGATTATTGGTGGCCATATTTTCCGCCAAAAGATCGAAATGTAAATTATGATCCCAAAAAATATCCCGAAAGATGGGAAAATTTCAAAAAGTTTACCTTTAATCAACTCAATGAAATCACTTCAAATTACGGTAAAATAGACATTCTTTGGTTAGACGGAGGTTGGGTTCGCCCATTCAACACCATAGATCCAAAAGTGGAATGGCAGAGAACCATCAAGGTCGAACAGGACATTGATATGGATGAAATCGGGACAATGGTTCGCAAAAACCAGCCTGGAATTATCGTTGTAGATCGCACCGTTCCAGGAAAATGGGAAAATTATGTAACACCCGAACAAGCCGTTCCAGAGCACGTACTTTCGATTCCTTGGGAGAGCTGTATCACGATGGGTGACTCGTTCTCTTATGTTCCGAATGACAATTACAAATCGTCTCAGAAAATCATTGAAACGTTAGTTAAAATCGTTTCCAGAGGTGGAAATTACCTGATGAATATCGCTCCTGGACCCAACGGAGATTATGACCCGATTGTTTATGAAACATTAAATGAAATTTCAAGTTGGATGGATAAAAATCAGTCCGCTGTTTTTGCAACGAGAGCGGTGACACCTTATCATGACGGTAATTTTTATTATACACAAAGTAAAGATGGAAAAGTGGTGAATGTTTTTCACTTGGATGAAAAAACAAATTATCAAGCTCCATCAACTTTAAACTTTGCAATTCCTGAAAATTTTAAACCAAAATCGCTGAAAGTTTTAGGAATTTCCTCAAAAATTCAATGGAAAAAATCAGGAAATTCAATTGAAATTAATTTACCCAAAGAAAGAGCTCAATTAAAATATTCAACTGTAATTCAAATTACACAGTAA
- a CDS encoding patatin-like phospholipase family protein yields MNFEKTGLVLSGGGTKGIAHAGVLKFLSEKNIDVDILSCCSAGSIVGCLYAIGKKPEEILDFFQSIYFFNWKHFTFNQPGLVSSIIFANYLKPIFQDMKIGDLDKEVRIVATELVSGTEKIFDKDFKVIDAMIASCSIPGITTPYILGEEMYCDGGVLNNFPADIIRADCDKLIGVFVSPPHDIKISDLKTIKSIVSRSFDLFSYRVEKVKFEYCDWLISSKDLSAFGNFERKKERLEQIYNIGYEAAKNSFVENDFFSKIKN; encoded by the coding sequence ATGAACTTTGAAAAAACGGGATTGGTTTTATCGGGTGGCGGTACTAAAGGTATTGCACATGCCGGAGTTTTGAAATTTTTAAGCGAAAAAAATATTGATGTAGACATTCTCTCATGTTGTAGTGCGGGTTCAATCGTGGGCTGTCTTTACGCAATTGGAAAAAAGCCTGAAGAGATTTTAGATTTCTTTCAATCCATCTACTTTTTCAACTGGAAACATTTTACCTTTAATCAGCCGGGACTGGTTTCATCGATTATTTTTGCCAATTATCTTAAACCTATTTTTCAGGATATGAAAATCGGTGATCTGGATAAAGAAGTAAGAATTGTTGCAACAGAATTGGTGTCCGGAACCGAAAAAATATTTGATAAAGATTTCAAAGTCATAGACGCAATGATTGCTTCCTGCTCAATTCCCGGAATTACAACACCTTATATTTTAGGTGAAGAAATGTATTGCGATGGAGGAGTTCTCAATAATTTTCCGGCTGACATTATCAGAGCTGACTGTGATAAATTGATTGGTGTATTTGTTTCGCCACCGCATGATATTAAAATCAGTGATCTGAAAACCATTAAATCCATTGTTTCACGTTCGTTTGATTTATTTTCATACAGAGTTGAAAAGGTAAAATTCGAATACTGTGACTGGCTGATTTCTTCCAAAGATCTTTCTGCTTTCGGGAATTTTGAAAGAAAAAAAGAACGTCTTGAGCAAATTTACAACATTGGGTATGAAGCGGCCAAAAACAGTTTTGTTGAAAACGATTTCTTTAGTAAAATAAAAAATTAG